Genomic segment of Brachyhypopomus gauderio isolate BG-103 chromosome 10, BGAUD_0.2, whole genome shotgun sequence:
gggtagagttccctaaccagctctataaaaaggaacatttaaaaggaacaaagataaataaatcaaccttggacagcactgggttattacagaagcattttgtttaacctagaaagatttaattcaactaaagtgacagtatttggtaactatggtaactctctggaatgattattatcaatattataaatattattaattaatataggaattatagtatttctggtaagtcttttatctttttttaatctctggcatctcttagcatatcagtggaatgactttctgaaagaattgttttttgataaatgtatttgaatttgtagaatatttctgtatacacaaccacaaaagattagacactgtatattgTATACTTACCTGCAACTTTATCAACAAGATCCACTTTAGCTTTTCCACTGAGAAATTGAGCCTTTGTGCAAAACGGTTGAAGAAGTCTGAAAAAAGATAGATTAAGGACAGTGTTGGTCAAGTTCAGCAATATTTACAGTATGGTCATTCTTTTTAGAAACGTGTCCTGCTTTATCAAAACAACTAATTATTCACATAAAATGTTACACTTTAACTAACTATATATGAACAGTATCTGATAGGAGCACAAAGATCTGTTTGCAAATGGTCATTTGGAACGCATATGCATAATTGAGTGAATATTAGGCCGAACAAAAGAGCCTAAGAGATTTCCATTTGAtctgcaccacaaacatctagccaaagagcaggaacattcttttactgatttgtgtgaaccttttccccaaaggtaaaacagaacacagtcattgttgttgttgtttttctaaagcccagtggcatgtgtccttcaagatgttttgtaaagagaACCCACCAAGGTTATTGATGAGAGCTTGAATGGCACCTATTGTTGCCATGTAGATGGCGTTATTCTTGGAGTTGAGGTGATTGTCCACTATAGCTGGGACTAAGATGTAGACCACTTGGGCCAGGTTGTCTCTAAGCAGTGTGATTATCTTCTGTAAGGCCTCCAAGGCATAGAGGTTAACCTTGCTATTTGACTCCTGCAGTCGTGCTTTGAAAGCATCAAATACCTGTAGCTGAGGAAGAGAGGTATAGAGCAAGGCGCCCATGCATTCATCAGGCACTCACCATATCAGTGCCATTAAGCCCTGAAGCTGATTTGATTTCAAGCCCTTTTATTTCAACCAACTGATTTTTCAAGTCATTCACTTGGATTCTTTGTTTTAATGCAATTTCAAGGATACACTTGGGTGAAATCTTCacatacattgtaaaacaagctcacgctaacaatggacacgactgccctccactgtaatagttaaaactgaatattttctactctggagcatctgagcttttgacatttcttcagatgtgccagcaattaatgttctccaacgtatgagcccccatacagatcacttcagaaagctgctgaaaacattaaaaatcaattcagttcaaatgagttaccgggaacatgttgcccacgaccatatatgggttgtcctcgcagtcggccaccagctgatcaatgcCCTTGATGCGCTCCctgaagtcttttgaacccagcagggccttgagctgcttgacgtactctgtcttgtctgtaatgttgtggatgtgtgctctgctgccgtctttgctgaacacacacaagagagaaaacacaaggattgggttatagtgtccaaacagaaaatgaacaaggctgcaatcaaattaaaccaacatcaacaccatcaaaaattgcaaacatcaaagcagttccaatcaggatgcactttttgttgttgttgttgttgttttgattaactgtttaaatattcacctgCTGGCAAACTGAGGAGGAGTTACGCATGATTCCACAGCTGGGGATAGAGCGCCTGCCTCGAGCTGAAGGAGTATCTTGAGGCATCTCACCAAGACCCTAAAGCCACATCAACATCATGGAGTGAttatattgaagtccacatgttgtttcatactttgattctatcccaaaggtttcaagcggATTCATTGTGAACcgtgctctgtcctttaactactgggtctgggactacactgtgcatgccttactgtaaatacaatgtgtggtgccacgcactgccctgtactttaatatttgtttacaatatatgtctaccatcacagtttagatgtttttttattgcagtctgtttcacctaaaagttttgtgaataagctttgtttagtgagtaaacatggggcatagtggctgaatgggataaaaaaaaaatcctcatcatgtatccaaacatgaatcactACGTTCGATTTCAGAGTGAATACACCTTGGATATTTTTGATTAATAAAGTACTACATATAAGCATATACCACTTATAGCATTCAATTGTTATATAGTACACTATGCCTGACCCAGATTTTTCTGGTCCATAAGCAACAACTTGATAAGCTCATCTAATATTACACTGCACCTTGCATATTACTCAATATCAGTGGCCCAGACTATGTAATTTTGCACTGGTGGCTGTCCTCTAGTCTCATGCCCAGTTCCATGTACACTCCCTGTCTAACCTGACTTAGTTCTGAAGTCCTTCTAAAAACCACTGGTGTGCAAGAACATCCTCGAGCACAGGACGTTTTTCAGGGTCCTTTTGCAGACACCATGTTATCAGATGGCggcactctgtgtgtgtagcaatGGGATTAGTTGAGAAAGAAAATCAGTTACCATCTGAAACTTCTGATCTGACTGTTCTAATGGCTTATTCAAAGTTTTTAAATGACAGAACTGTACAGAAACATCCATCACTAACAAAAGACCGTCTtaaaattttctttttttctttaaaattttataattttaagaTGGATACAAAATGTTGTATTGCCAATTCTCCATTCTTCATTAGTCCATTTTATCAATCTGTGGTTGTGTATTACATTACCAGatgaaataattacataaattaTCATTTTGCAATTTAGACTTTCAAGTTATCTTGAAGATGCTTCTGCCTTTTCACCTCTGGATGGGTTTCCCTTGAAGCACAGGTGTGCCTCAACAATGTCTTCCTTCGTCCGAAAGGGCACatgtccacagataatactgTAGAGGAGCACACCCAGACTCCAGATGGTGGCTTGACGGCCCTCATACATCCTGTCAACCAGCCATTCAGGTGGGCAGTATACCATGGTGCCTGAGACAACGAGAGAGAATTATTAGTAACAAAATAAAAAGTTTATAATAGTCTCTAATTTGATcccattttttaacttgaggtgcacatttcatTCCTATGGTGAATAACCTCTAAAGTGACTGTAGGGTCCGGTCGTAAGCAGATCGCCACAACCAAAGTCGATCAACTTGACGTCAAGGGTGTCTGTGTTGACCAGAAGGTTCTCTTCCTTGATGTCTCTATGCAGAACTCCACGGTCACGGCAGTGAAGGACAGCCTGAACCACCTGACGCATGATCCGTCGTGCCAGTGGCTCAGGCAGTTGGCGTTGGTACAAGTCCAAGAAGCGAAACAGGTCCATGCAGGGGACGGGTCGCTCCAGAATCAAGATGAAGCAGTAGCGGTACTCCATCCAATCTAGGAGCTCCACAATATGCTCACAACGAGGTGGCTTGCACACCATCTTCATTAAAGCCACCTCTAGGGGCAGACTGCGAGTTTTGCCGGGCTAAAATTAAGGAACACATGGTTAGTGTGGGTTTGAAGTTTTATAGTGGAATTATGGTTAGCAGGATAAAACGAAAGGGATCTGGATTGGTACCAATCATTAGATGAAACCTGAATCTAAAAAGTGAACTGTTTTCCACTCGTGTTGGGAGGAGTCACTGAATGGAAAATTAAAAGCTTTGCGTTTATAGTCCCTTTGCAGTTTTACCCATCTAAAAAGTTCCAGACATTGTTACAATATTACATAAGTAAAGATATTGGACTTACAACAGTGATGAACCGTTCTTCGTGATGCTTTGGCACATATTTAATGGCGATCTggtcacataaaaaacacaggaaGTGAAGTTGTTTACACAAAACAGTCAGTACATTTAACATATCTAAGGGCTTGCAGATGGTAGCCACAGCTTCTCAGGTAACACATAAATCTGGAGTCTCATACTCATCCACAGATTGTCAAGCTTATCACATTGTATAATCAGGATCTTTGTGTTCAAAAAGTGATCAAAGGTCAAGGTACATTAGATTTGACCACTTGATTGCCATGTGAATAACAAAGGCTCTCTAGGGAAAACTCATAgctcctttcaaagttctaaTCACAATCTAAAATAGAAATTAGGTCCCACAATCATTCTTGTATTGTGTGCTGATGCTCACCTGTTTTCCATCAGCCTTGCGGACTCCTGCATACACTGCGCCGTATCCTCCTGAGCCCAGAAGATCTCCCACAGTGTAGCGTGAAGTGAAGCTcactacatgaaacaaaaaaagttaCATCCTTGtaactgcaaaacattattcaacatggagaactagatttaaaacattgttgtgtaatgcagtgttaacagcaaagccATTTACGTGCAAGCGCAGTGATTACACATGAAGGgctgaagagcaggcaacactcacCAGAACTGTTTGAAAGGGATGGGTGTGCTGTGATCAGTCTGGTAGCTCGTCTGCTAGTCTGGGCTGGAACATTATtgttcagctgcaggtctgatgggaaggaggttcacgggtaagcggtaaggtaaggttctcaggaaacaggaggggAGCGTTCACTGAAGTCAGcagttacctttcagaggtgccgcgtcgtctgggctcacgtccctcaccgtgttCCTAAGGCTGCGCTTAATTAGCTGCGTGTTGTGACGCTCCGCttgtgcggctggagcttcttgctgctccagacgaggctgacgcaTCTCATCTTTTGGAATCttagacacctttgtcctctcctgggaatacacacgtacgaatcaccacaaaacatggagtgatgatattgaagtccacatgttgcttcatactttgattctatcccaaaggtttcaagccggttcattgtgaaccatgctctgtcctttaactactgggtctgggactacactgtgcatgccttactgtaaatacaatgtgtggtgccacgcactgccctgtactttagtatttgtttacaatatatgtctaccatcacagtttagatgtttttttattgcagtctgtttcacctaaaagttttgtgaataagctttgtttagtgagtaaacatggggcatagtggctgaatgggataaaaaaatcctcatcatgtatccaaacatgaatcgctaccttaGATTTCAgagtgtccctgatggttgccaggtctttggcagggatgtacttttccaccatcttatcaaagtcatggtgggaggacaggaacagcagcatacgccggcccaagcgcctgagacgaggaacagaccccaaaacaggagagaaccgtgagtgagggaCCCGTGACTCACGATAGTGCTTCCattactctacaatttagcagcatttgctgacttcagagtatcatactaggagactaaaagaatcagcaaaatattactatctgggaaactgaataagctttgtagaattcctgttctgatcccagtactaacctggtttcttgggaagagtcctgtgccaacttgtagactgcaggaataattcgcccTGTGACGTttttcgccccagacaataatcggccagcaccaatcttctctaccaaagtagccaagtgctgagcagtacactttcttactgcagcattctgatgacttttgaggaaaacataAGGAACAAAATTAGGGCATTttaaaaaagaaggtaataactattaatcgattcaatcaatgtatacagtacaacttttagctactataaaaaaaacttaatacccttatgtatgatctaagtgcacaatcaaatgatcatattctatttgatggcttagtttgcaccagttagtgtacatctgtattttttaaacagaaaacgTTTGCATGTCCTATGtgcgctagctaactagcctattctttaagcggtgtgaagggcagtttggatcagcagagcgaaGATGGAATGCAATGAAAAGAAGatataagaggataaataactaaaaaatattgatataggcaagggcaatattttgaaagaacaatggagaagtaaaaacagcagccaaaatcagtgctgtTAGCTTCTTgcgactgttgttgctatctgaaagccacagttgcaggctaactgaccagagtcctccagcgagaagggcgttcatgctccgaatgggggtgcagttctgcaccatgctgtccagagctgtgtccacgtcctgcctgatgaaggcattggactccgctgctttgtggaggaggaccttagctgtagccgccacttcctggtccatccctttctgcaggctggagtacaactccctcaaggacaccaccgccgtgCGGGACACGCGAGAGCGCAGGTtccgcacctgcaggaaagacgacgttccagctcgttttagccacatccaacactgccaccgccatcttaataagtataatccaccactgcaatgtgttatgtaggcggaaataccttaatcactaattacagttagatataccatctgaatttcaattagatgagaaatgtttttataaaaaaggaatttcaaagtactatgctaactctgacttgactttgtcagcaacatcacctgtaatgtgtacatgctgatggtgtctgccaattttagaattcagacagatacacagtcaACAAATCTAGTgtcttacctcttgaataagaacaatgcagacatcatgaagcctgctgccaagcacaccAGAGTGATACTGAGCCAATTTACGGATTAACATCaatccttcaattttcttctccctgtatgaagatattggacatagacacacactgtaaccatcggctactgaaagataaaaatgctacaagaaaaaggacaaagaggaaaaaacttcactaaatacatgcatacataccatatatgcagaacaccataaatgacttgctgtttaacctgccctagccaaatgcttcagaattttgcaggtgtgacttaccagtcatcagagctaagcagtctGAAGCTCTGAGCAAGAGCCAGGCCTGGTTTGGAGAAgggccgtaaagtctgctgctcgtggggatccttcctgggagttcctggtttgagttcatctagagaggaataccagaacccaaacaaactgactaagacttttagggctaccagctcaactttggttcaaatcagcttgaagactgactgcaaaacattattcaacatgaagaactagatttaaaacattgttgtgtaatgcagtgttaacagcaaagccATTTACATGCAAGCGCAGTGATTACACATGAAGCgctgaagagcaggcaacactcacCAGAACTGTTTGAAAGGGATGGGTGTGCTGTGATCAGTCTGGTAGCTCGTCTGCTAGTCTGGGCTGGAACATTATtgttcagctgcaggtctgatgggaaggaggttcacgggtaagcggtaaggtaaggttctcaggaaacaggaggggAGCGTTCACTGAGGTCAGcagttacctttcagaggtgccgcgtcgtctgggctcacgtccctcaccgtgtgcctaaggctgCGCTTAATTAGCTGCGTGTTGTGACGCTCCGCttgtgcggctggagcttcttgctgctccagacgaggctgacgcaTCTCATCTTTTGGAATCCTggacacctttgtcctctcctgggaatacacacgtacgaatcaccacaaaacatggagtgatgatattgaagtccacatgttgcttcatactttgattctatcccaaaggtttcaagccggttcattttgaactatgctctgtcctttaactactgggtctgggactacactgtgcatgccttactgtaaatacaatgtgtggtgccacgcactgccctgtactttagtatttgtttacaatatatgtctaccattacagtttagatgtttttttattgcagtctgtttcacctaaaagttttgtgaataagctttgtttagtgagtaaacatggggcatagtggctgaatgggataaaaaaatcctcatcatgtatccaaacatgaatcgctaccttaGATTTCAgagtgtccctgatggttgccaggtctttggcagggatgtacttttccaccatcttatcaaagtcatggtgggaggacaggaacagcagcatacgccggcccaagcgcctgagacgaggaacagaccccaaaacaggagagaaccgtgagtgagggaCCCGTGACTCACGATAGTGCTTCCattactctacaatttagcagcatttgctgacttcagagtatcagactaggagactaaaagaatcaggaaaagattactatctgggaaatagggctgaacgattaattgcatttgcgatagtTTCGCGATTTTtcaaaacgcgattgtctaatcgcacaggctgcgatttaaactggtcacgtgacttgggagcgagccgagccgaggacgaacggagcaaacccgagcaggaggcagggaggtggagaagtgaagttaacacagcgcactttaacttgttgcacaatggcttcaggctcaacagaagctgacacaactgaaagtctaataccaaagaggggcagcacataagttgtgtgaaattactttggcttttaaaaagatgctgctcaacgtcaggtaccctgcaaaacatgccttgctactgttgctacgacgcgaggtaacactacaaaccttcagcattaaaaaaacaccacaaagcctcgtatgatatttgtaaggctaaaatgccaacgaccagtgctgcatcttcaaatacgccaaagtgtttctctgcgcttatacagctttagtatgcggtgagcagcgaaataccgtaaaatcacgcatataggcgcaataagatttaaagcacggatgaatcgcgaaagcgcggatagcttgaccgcggtccagcagacagggttcactgaccgaaccgtttgaaagtgtaactccttatggatgtaattcgaagcggcaggctgaaataactcgggcagtaacggagttcatagtgaaagacatgatgcccgttaatatagtgaacaagcccggcttcatggctttgttaaacacactggatatgcgctaccaaacgccctcacgcacatattttagccaagttgctatacctgcagggttgccaactctcatgcattgagcgtcttagactaaaaaattagtagttcgctctggcgccaaccacaggcgatcgatcgatcacgatataataataatacttaaatttagtccattttacacccagtggcggacttagcaatttggaggctcaaggcgaatttagctagggggcccatcaacattaatatgcgagaaataagttcaggttcacactacaagattttaggctggtttttcagtcgccgactgtttttgtagatcgccgacagaaactgtggtcggacgcaaatcggggatcattcggcgctcgctcaatcgtgtagtgtgaactgctgaaagacgctcgccgagtggccgccaactcatcgcagacgaccggcagatatctagcatgtttaatatccagcatgtttcatatctagcccagtcggcgacagtgagtcaacagcagcgtctagcttcatacaactttactacaacactgtgtttaagttattgtgacagcactggagaaatagtgcgattgactatatctatgttcactgcaacggagagatgaaataattctggcaatttgggactatggagtggttaaacggtaaaaaaaaaaaaataataataataacgaaaacgtGGAGCacatgtacgttgtttttattttcttcgtggtgttgctggttctcgcgagtgtttcattttcgtgttctcgtgtttttggacggcagccagatgagtcggcgattccccagtcgtgtaattcgtgagcccacgtcaccgatcagtcatgtagtgtgaaagccacaacaactgaaagacttgcgattacagcacaaccagtcgtgtagtgcgaacggcacaaaaacctgatgactgaaaagtcgtgtagtgtgaacctggctttagctagacaagggggccctacagtgggaggggcccaaggcaattgcctagcaacgcctctatgcaaagaccgcctctgtttacacccccccccccccgccccgcaaccctgtatctgagctgtataaaaaatgccgaaacagagtttcctgaagtggaacaatgggaaaatatcgcgattttaaatcgcaatcgcaatttatagataaaaaattgcaattagattattttccaaaatcgttcagccctactgggaaactgaataagctttgtagaattctcgttctgatcccagtactaacctggtttcttgggacgagtcctgtgccaacttggagactgcaggaataattcgctctgcaccaatcttctctaccaaagtagccaagtgccgagcagtacactttcttactgcagcattcagatgacttttgaggaaaacagaaggaaaaaaataaggccattcaaaaaaagaaggtaataactattaatctatccaatcaatgtatacagtacaacgtttagcttctataaagaaacttaatatcttacgtatgatctaagtgcacaatcaaatgatcatattctatttgatggccagttagtgtacatctgtattttttaaacagaaaatgtttgcatgtcctctgtgagctagctaactagcctattctttaagcggtgtgaagggcagtttggattagcagagcggagatggaacacaataaaaagaatatataagaggataaataactaaaaatattgatataggccagggcaatattttgaaagaacaatggagcAGTAAAAACTgcagccaaaatcagtgctgtgttagcttcttgcgactgttgttgctatctgaaagccacagttgcaggctaactgaccagagtcctccagcgagaagggcgttcatgctccgaatgggggtgcagttctgcaccatgctgtccagagctgtgtccacgtcctgcctgatgaaggcattggactccgctgctttgtggaggaggaccttagctgtagcctccacttcctggtccatccctttctgcaggctggagtacagctctctcaaggacaccaccgccatgcgggacacggcagagcgcaggtgcagcacctgcaggaaagacgacgttccagctcgtttcagccacataaaacactgccaccgccatcttaataagtatagtccaccactgcaatgtgttatgtaggtctaaataccttaatcactaattacagttagatttgccatctgaatttcaattaaatgagaaatgttttcataaaagtactatgctaactctgacttgagtttgtcagcaacatcacctgtaatgtgtacatgctgatggctgccaattttagaattcagaagagatacacagtcagcaaatatagtggcttacctcttgaataagaacaatgcagacatcatgaagcctgctgccaagcacatcagcgtgatactgagccaatctacggattgACATCaatccttcaattttcttctccctgtatgaagatattggacatagacacacactgtaaccatcgactactgaaaggaaaaaaagaaaagggacaaagaggaaaaaacttcactaaatacatgcatacataccatatatgcagaacaccataaatgacttgctgtttaacctgccctagccaaatgcttcagaattttgcaggtgtgacttaccagttatcagagctaagcagtctgaagctctgagcgagaaCGAGGTCTGGTTTGGAGAAGGGCTGTAAAATCTGATGCTCATGGGGATCCTCCCTGGGAGTTCCtcgtttgagttcatctagagaggaataccagaacccaaacaaactgactaagACTTTAagggctaccagctcaactttggttcaaatcagcttgaagactgactgcaaaacattattcaacatggagaactagatttaaaacattgttgtgtaatgcagtgttaacagcaaagcaattcCAACCTCTGCCAACTACTCCTTCACACATGTCCTCAGCAGGGACTGCCCTGGTGCTTTGCACTTGAGATCCTGAAAACcacaatacatattaacacGTACTCCATCAAAAATCCCAAATATAACTTCTGGTTTCATAGTGGTTtcttcatggtgcagaaaaacaTGTCCATGGGTGCAGACATAGCAATgtacaagaggatcagcaggggctttttgtttgtagtatagggctttcaaagcagtttttactttttaatacttttaaaaaaaattttgttgttgttggtgcaGCAAATGATTTGGATGcaatttccaggagagcaaaagagtgagctcacctttggcaggcctgaaggcacggagaggctctcggccagcaggtttggggagtggaggcaacCTTGTGAaggtgggcggagaaggcctcatcagtcctgacctggtcactctcgtgcgtgaagtgagcacaggcagtgggggacacctgctggagccaacttcacctgcatgggcgaataaggacattagcagaaatgacctcaccataacatttctcagtgtcttagtactacgttgcatatgtttctttatctggaccgagaacggcaacatctcatatgcatcttgctacaattcatgtaatggcagcacaatgaagtagtactgaataactgaaagcagggcatccgtgagcccagaagcaggaagacatttatc
This window contains:
- the LOC143525773 gene encoding uncharacterized protein LOC143525773 isoform X3 — its product is MSFFPRRTDQPRPRQEQNHFIDTPGFTTHGVPYNPQATVIHTDPCGPAPFPHRRTAGPSDVGHVNIPVEGPLHTGPDMERQRHLAQPHVQGEVLRQMDPVYLQPAGSVEPPQLHSPGWKREREGRLGRSGRHLRPLLPDIFEAANPSNAGRGLPKSSRMLPGNPPGYFLLPSYPLVTLPGVQLTPTLHRRQHKRDRSPRRRDPGPWRDSTGEVGSSRCPPLPVLTSRTRVTRSGLMRPSPPTFTRLPPLPKPAGREPLRAFRPAKGSQVQSTRAVPAEDMCEGVVGRDELKRGTPREDPHEHQILQPFSKPDLVLAQSFRLLSSDNWEKKIEGLMSIRRLAQYHADVLGSRLHDVCIVLIQEVLHLRSAVSRMAVVSLRELYSSLQKGMDQEVEATAKVLLHKAAESNAFIRQDVDTALDSMVQNCTPIRSMNALLAGGLCHLNAAVRKCTARHLATLVEKIGAERIIPAVSKLAQDSSQETRRLGRRMLLFLSSHHDFDKMVEKYIPAKDLATIRDTLKSKERTKVSRIPKDEMRQPRLEQQEAPAAQAERHNTQLIKRSLRHTVRDVSPDDAAPLKDLQLNNNVPAQTSRRATRLITAHPSLSNSSDELKPGTPRKDPHEQQTLRPFSKPGLALAQSFRLLSSDDWEKKIEGLMLIRKLAQYHSGVLGSRLHDVCIVLIQEVRNLRSRVSRTAVVSLRELYSSLQKGMDQEVAATAKVLLHKAAESNAFIRQDVDTALDSMVQNCTPIRSMNALLAGGLCHQNAAVRKCTAQHLATLVEKIGAGRLLSGAKNVTGRIIPAVYKLAQDSSQETRRLGRRMLLFLSSHHDFDKMVEKYIPAKDLATIRDTLKSKERTKVSKIPKDEMRQPRLEQQEAPAAQAERHNTQLIKRSLRNTVRDVSPDDAAPLKDLQLNNNVPAQTSRRATRLITAHPSLSNSSVSFTSRYTVGDLLGSGGYGAVYAGVRKADGKQIAIKYVPKHHEERFITVPGKTRSLPLEVALMKMVCKPPRCEHIVELLDWMEYRYCFILILERPVPCMDLFRFLDLYQRQLPEPLARRIMRQVVQAVLHCRDRGVLHRDIKEENLLVNTDTLDVKLIDFGCGDLLTTGPYSHFRGTMVYCPPEWLVDRMYEGRQATIWSLGVLLYSIICGHVPFRTKEDIVEAHLCFKGNPSRGSW
- the LOC143525773 gene encoding uncharacterized protein LOC143525773 isoform X2 → MSFFPRRTDQPRPRQEQNHFIDTPGFTTHGVPYNPQATVIHTDPCGPAPFPHRRTAGPSDVGHVNIPVEGPLHTGPDMERQRHLAQPHVQGEVLRQMDPVYLQPAGSVEPPQLHSPGWKREREGRLGRSGRHLRPLLPDIFEAANPSNAGRGLPKSSRMLPGNPPGYFLLPSYPLVTLPGVQLTPTLHRRQHKRDRSPRRRDPGPWRDSTGEVGSSRCPPLPVLTSRTRVTRSGLMRPSPPTFTRLPPLPKPAGREPLRAFRPAKGSQVQSTRAVPAEDMCEGVVGRDELKRGTPREDPHEHQILQPFSKPDLVLAQSFRLLSSDNWEKKIEGLMSIRRLAQYHADVLGSRLHDVCIVLIQEVLHLRSAVSRMAVVSLRELYSSLQKGMDQEVEATAKVLLHKAAESNAFIRQDVDTALDSMVQNCTPIRSMNALLAGGLCHLNAAVRKCTARHLATLVEKIGAERIIPAVSKLAQDSSQETRRLGRRMLLFLSSHHDFDKMVEKYIPAKDLATIRDTLKSKERTKVSRIPKDEMRQPRLEQQEAPAAQAERHNTQLIKRSLRHTVRDVSPDDAAPLKDLQLNNNVPAQTELKPGTPRKDPHEQQTLRPFSKPGLALAQSFRLLSSDDWEKKIEGLMLIRKLAQYHSGVLGSRLHDVCIVLIQEVRNLRSRVSRTAVVSLRELYSSLQKGMDQEVAATAKVLLHKAAESNAFIRQDVDTALDSMVQNCTPIRSMNALLAGGLCHQNAAVRKCTAQHLATLVEKIGAGRLLSGAKNVTGRIIPAVYKLAQDSSQETRRLGRRMLLFLSSHHDFDKMVEKYIPAKDLATIRDTLKSKERTKVSKIPKDEMRQPRLEQQEAPAAQAERHNTQLIKRSLRNTVRDVSPDDAAPLKDLQLNNNVPAQTSRRATRLITAHPSLSNSSVSFTSRYTVGDLLGSGGYGAVYAGVRKADGKQIAIKYVPKHHEERFITVPGKTRSLPLEVALMKMVCKPPRCEHIVELLDWMEYRYCFILILERPVPCMDLFRFLDLYQRQLPEPLARRIMRQVVQAVLHCRDRGVLHRDIKEENLLVNTDTLDVKLIDFGCGDLLTTGPYSHFRGTMVYCPPEWLVDRMYEGRQATIWSLGVLLYSIICGHVPFRTKEDIVEAHLCFKGNPSRECRHLITWCLQKDPEKRPVLEDVLAHQWFLEGLQN